The nucleotide window TTTTTTGGTGCGGATGGTACGAAGTTACCCCCCACGTTGCAGCAGGACATTGAAGCGGCTTTAAGAGGAAGGGCGAATTTCGCCACGTTGAATGGTAGCTGGGGACAGCATTATCATCGACCGGAGTTAGTGACAAATTATCTGGACTTGCTGAAGCGATCACTTGCACCAGGGATCGGCCTAAAAGGTTTACGAGTCGTGCTGGATCTTGCTTGGGGCGCAGCAGTTCATTTAGCACCAGCGGTGTTTCAAGAGATGGGAGCAGAAGTTATCTGCTTGCACGATCGTCCCGATGGCGATCGCATCAATGTAAATTGCGGTTCCACTCACCTCGATTCCCTCCAGTCAGCCGTCAAAGAACACGGTGCAGATTTAGGCTTTGCTTTTGATGGAGATGCCGACCGAGTGATGGCTGTCGATGCCCAAGGTCGCGTCGTTGATGGCGACTATATCCTCTATTTCTGGGGCAACACCCTGCGACAAGCTGGGCAGTTGCCTGGGGATTTGATCGTGGCGACAGTCATGGCGAATTTGGGCTTTGAACGCGCCTGGAAACAGCTAGGCGGTTCTTTTGTGCGGACAGCCGTTGGCGATCAGTACGTACAAGCGGAAATGCTGCGGACTGGAGGAAAGCTGGGCGGAGAGCAATCGGGACATATTCTCTGTCACCATTACAGTCTTACTGGAGATGGCTTGCTGACTGCTTTACATATAGCGGCGCTGGTGAATCGCACTGGGCAATCCCTCTCAGAACTGATTGATGCAAGCTTTGAGACTTATCCACAGCTGCTGCGGAATGTGCGGGTAGAAGATCGCGAGAAAAGACGG belongs to Coleofasciculus sp. FACHB-1120 and includes:
- the glmM gene encoding phosphoglucosamine mutase, which codes for MVSSPSRPQLSSPVTEVEQTGIRIGINPASSFLSLPTTPLFGTDGIRGKAGELLSASLALQVGFWAGQVLRASATTSGPVILGQDSRNSSDMLAMALAAGLTSAGLEVWNLGLCPTPCVAHLTSASQAVGGVMISASHNPPEDNGIKFFGADGTKLPPTLQQDIEAALRGRANFATLNGSWGQHYHRPELVTNYLDLLKRSLAPGIGLKGLRVVLDLAWGAAVHLAPAVFQEMGAEVICLHDRPDGDRINVNCGSTHLDSLQSAVKEHGADLGFAFDGDADRVMAVDAQGRVVDGDYILYFWGNTLRQAGQLPGDLIVATVMANLGFERAWKQLGGSFVRTAVGDQYVQAEMLRTGGKLGGEQSGHILCHHYSLTGDGLLTALHIAALVNRTGQSLSELIDASFETYPQLLRNVRVEDREKRRHWQECDAVTNAIAQAEAAMGDQGRILVRASGTEPVIRVMVEAASAHLTNYWTEQLVLAVEQHLA